A single window of Toxoplasma gondii ME49 chromosome Ib, whole genome shotgun sequence DNA harbors:
- a CDS encoding suppressor of kinetochore protein 1, putative (encoded by transcript TGME49_207680), with product MSKERMGDARKVTLVSQEGDEFDVDIEVASMSALIKTMVEEDSDCQESIPLPNVDTCILKKIIEYCEHHHNNPPEEIPKPLKSSNLAEVVSEWDYQFINENSDQKILFALILAANYLNIKPLLDLSVAKVATMIKAKTPEEIRRIFNIVNDFTPEEEAQVREENKWCEDA from the exons ATGTCAAAAGAAAGAATGGGAGATGCCCGGAAGGTCACTCTCGTCTCgcaagagggagacgagtTTGATGTTGACATCGAGGTCGCCTCCATGAGTGCGTTGATAAAGACAATGGtggaagaag ACAGCGACTGCCAAGAGAGCATTCCTCTTCCCAACGTGGATACATGCATTCTGAAGAAAATCATCGAGTATTGTGAACATCACCACAACAACCCACCCGAAGAAATCCCCAAGCCTCTAAAGTCGTCCAACCTTGCTGAA GTGGTCAGCGAGTGGGACTACCAATTCATCAACGAAAACAGCGACCAGAAGATTTTGTTTGCTTTGATTTTGGCGGCTAACTACCTCAACATCAAGCCGCTGCTGGATCTGAGCGTCGCGAAAGTGGCGACAATGATCAAAGCCAAGACGCCGGAAGAAATCCGACGCATTTTCAACATCGTCAATGACTTCACtcctgaggaagaagctcaG
- the PDCD5 gene encoding programmed cell death 5 protein (encoded by transcript TGME49_207690~Product name based on PMID:18406478;19801898.~Predicted trans-membrane domain (TMHMM2.0):67-90), which translates to MVTSPVKGGRLSFSRPRTQLTFPVLRISHQFLRSQLLFVTRDACYSFSVPTLKERVPRSRLSACKKGFFLRGFLFLFSKAYVSVIGFTVSTLEALLASELLEQVPPFSVFAWLRLTATPASENSCVKRRSTKHSQTCSLKNSPLRPVEDLEEMRKRRRQLKLRKRCANGGATADYASRCLDTRGARAITPNSTCQSRQGTRGGSAHSAKCSEGPACRQGGRGNSNRTSSADQRGVCGEEYAESHYETAF; encoded by the exons ATGGTGACCTCGCCTGTGAAAGGAGGAcgtctttccttttcacGGCCACGGACTCAACTAACTTTCCCTGTCTTGAGAATCTCTCACCAGTTTCTTCGTTCACAACTTCTATTTGTCACTCGCGACGCGTGCTACTCCTTTTCCGTTCCGACACTCAAAGAAAGGGTGCCACGCTCTCGTCTGTCGGCGTGTAAAAAAGGTTTCTTCCTGCGCGGCtttttgtttctgttttcaaAGGCCTATGTCTCTGTCATCGGGTTCACTGTGAGCACTTTGGAAGCTCTGTTGGCGTCGGAGCTGCTGGAG CAAgttcctcccttttctgtgttcgCCTGGCTACGCTTGACAGCCACACCCGCATCGGAGAATTCGTGTGtaaaacgaagaagcacaAAACACTCGCAAACATGCAGCCTGAAGAATTCGCCGCTGCGGCCCGTGGAGGATTTGGAGGAGATGCGGAA aaggcgaaggcagcTGAAGCTCAGGAAGCGATGCGCCA ATGGAGGAGCAACGGCGGATTATGCTTCGCGCTGTCTTGACACCCGCGGCGCAAGAGCGAT tACACCGAATTCAACTTGTCAAAGCCGACAAGGCACGAGAGGTGGAAGCGCTCATTCTGCAA aaTGCTCAGAGGGGCCGGCTTGCCGACAAGGTGGACGAGGCAACTCTAATCGAACTTCTTCAGCAGACCagcgcggcgtctgcggcgaaGAATACGCCGAAAGTCACT ATGAGACGGCGTTTTAG
- the ROP22 gene encoding rhoptry kinase family protein ROP22 (incomplete catalytic triad) (encoded by transcript TGME49_207700): protein MNLLLLNEPSLRLPRIFTVSLCAILSWGHAAFPLFFAECGLATRNLHDTGASSWDTDTRHIASTFNSSRGSADHSFAQRAEAVSDKSVAYWKGRIVEDGDVEVEDKIVHVAQEIVGGGDSLSAVDPTELTDVARILAATERPKVVANADAFKEKRFAIFSAGLRTSSSGPKANTFRFLAPDRTEKFAFPGRRSADPQAVSRQLVPPANLVTRGSGETVKLKGIELTGAARGLFVTKVSAVVRQEADGSSTKNPLSSSLQTRSTQRRPWYQMLDGFVAEVDKVYEEEVEARLAWELRIWRHLPSSRAEQLAAEEHILIPGALLSHSGRGSPSSRRKDAARFSRELEGKWNDLLSEKVFNVFIWYPAGYRDTLESSMMHSDQITEPWFSSTPRDVMESITVQMILAVANLNSYGLVHTHLRSSSFVFTPEGIVLLSDLNRVVRQGEFMDCVADREASLNDLTASPEERVCVHEHGYKGRDAKKKEELVGPLEAHPTVDAWRLAVILYKLWCLESMYERSSYHQFVARQDLQRVPDSESNITFLRQNPFPMSACRKDMPSSLQRLLRQMFEPDPANRITSAEAVKNSSFFHDKKRAVLRKKQERLIQKSQPADG from the coding sequence ATGAACTTGCTCTTGCTCAACGAACCGTCCCTCCGGCTCCCCAGGATCTTTACAGTATCGCTATGTGCGATCCTTTCCTGGGGACATGCTGctttccctctgttttttgcgGAATGCGGACTTgccacaaggaacctacaTGACACAGGCGCCAGCTCCTgggacacagacacacggcACATTGCGTCAACATTCAACTCCAGTCGTGGAAGCGCAGACCACTCGTTCGCCCAGCGAGCGGAGGCTGTCTCAGACAAATCTGTCGCGTACTGGAAAGGTCGAATAGTCGAGGATGGTGATGTCGAGGTAGAAGACAAAATCGTTCACGTGGCGCAAGAAATCGTCGGGGGCGGCGACAGTTTGTCTGCGGTGGACCCAACGGAGCTGACAGATGTTGCACGCATCCTCGCGGCAACAGAAAGGCCAAAGGTCGTAGCGAATGCAGATGCCTTCAAGGAAAAGCGGTTCGCGATCTTCAGCGCTGGTCTCCGCACGTCCAGCTCAGGTCCAAAGGCGAACACATTCCGTTTCCTGGCTCCAGACCGCACTGAGAAGTTCGCGTTTCCTGGCCGTCGCAGCGCGGACCCGCAGGCAGTATCGCGGCAGTTGGTCCCGCCCGCAAACCTCGTCACCCGTGGATCGGGGGAAACAGTGAAGCTAAAAGGAATAGAGTTAACCGGTGCAGCTCGGGGACTGTTTGTGACGAAAGTTTCTGCAGTAGTCAGACAGGAGGCAGACGGGTCTTCGACTAAGAACCCGCTGTCAAGCTCGCTTCAGACACGCAGCACACAGCGCCGCCCATGGTACCAGATGCTCGACGGCTTTGTGGCTGAAGTAGACAAAGTCtacgaagaagaagtggaagctCGTCTCGCGTGGGAACTGAGGATATGGCGCCAccttccgtcttctcgtGCAGAACAGTTAGCCGCAGAGGAACACATTCTGATTCCGGGAGCTCTGCTGAGCCACAGCGGCCGGgggtcgccttcttcgcgacGGAAGGACGCTGCCCGCTTTTCGAGGGAGTTGGAGGGAAAGTGGAACGACCTTTTGTCCGAAAAAGTGTTCAACGTGTTCATATGGTACCCGGCGGGGTACCGCGACACCCTAGAATCGTCTATGATGCACTCAGACCAAATTACGGAGCCGTGGTTCAGCTCCACGCCTCGGGACGTTATGGAGTCGATAACCGTCCAGATGATTCTCGCTGTGGCAAATCTGAATAGTTACGGCCTAGTCCATACGCATTTGCGTTCATCCAGTTTCGTCTTCACTCCAGAAGGGATCGTTCTTCTGTCGGATCTAAACCGCGTCGTGCGACAAGGAGAGTTCATGGACTGCGTAGCAGACCGTGAAGCCTCGCTGAATGACTTGACGGCTTCCCCAGAGGAACGCGTGTGCGTTCACGAGCACGGCTACAagggcagagacgcgaaaaaaaaagaagagctTGTCGGACCTCTGGAGGCACACCCAACTGTGGATGCGTGGCGACTAGCGGTGATTCTCTACAAACTTTGGTGCTTGGAAAGCATGTACGAACGGTCTTCGTACCACCAGTTCGTTGCTCGACAAGACCTCCAACGCGTTCCAGACTCGGAGTCCAACATCACCTTCCTCAGACAAAATCCCTTCCCCATGTCTGCCTGTCGGAAAGACATGCCCTCTTCCCTGCAACGTCTCCTCCGCCAGATGTTCGAGCCCGACCCTGCGAACCGGATCACTTCGGCTGAAGCCGTGAAGAATAGTTCCTTCTTTCACGACAAAAAGAGAGCAGTGCTGCGAAAAAAGCAGGAGCGGCTCATCCAGAAATCCCAACCGGCAGACGGCTAG